Proteins from one Salinispora arenicola genomic window:
- a CDS encoding type I polyketide synthase, translating into MSMAELFVRGVSVDWAAVVPSVGPRVELPTYAFDHQHYWLQTEESTDAASLGLSAVDHPLLTAAVPLPRSDGQVFTTRLSPRSHPWLADHVVDGVVLLPGSALVELVVRAGDEVGCPVLDELTTEAPLVVPEHGAVRVQVALSGPGENGTRTVDVYAQREDAHGWTRHATGVLTAAQPPASDFDFTAWPPPGARPVEVADFYPDLTDRGYAHGPALQALGALWQRGEEVFAEVVLSDDTDTAGSFGVHPALLDAALQPMLRRAGDDQGEPWLPLDWERLTLHRFGAAALRVRLVPGAAGTVSLEAADGTGGLVVTADSVVFRPVSVEKLATTTGIHDSLFQVEWTRLTAAEPVDARPDVEILEAAGGQDVLAAVSRALAALQAGLTRSEESRLVVVTRAAVAVGDQAAADPAGAAVWGLTRSAQAENPGRITLLDLEPDSPVEQVLGSVLTSAEPQVAARGGALFAPRLAHADAQQTRKARAGFGPHGAVLVSGAGVLGAVVARHLVIRHGVRRLVLASRRGPDADGSADLVAELTQLGAEVSVVACDLSDRDQVSALLAVHRPTGVVHTAGVLDDGVTAALTPERLARVFAPKVDAVRHLDELTRDLDLDAFVVFSSGSGVFGSPGQGNYAAANAFLDAVMANRRADGLPGLSLAWGLWEQTTGLTAHLGGADQARMSRGGVRAMTVVEGMDLFDAALASEQALLVPVKLDLREVRAGGTVPHLLRGLVRPGRQQSRAAVDGGGGLARRLAELAPAEQESLLLDLVRGQVAVVLGYSGATAVRADGAFKDAGFDSLTSLELRNRLRAATGLKLPATMAFDYPTPYLLARHLRDEFDTDGDVVTQVTTRIEELEALVGDLALDKSTKTALTLRLQGLVARCNGIGEQADTASVAEQLESASADDVLDFIDAELGLT; encoded by the coding sequence ACCGAGGAGTCGACCGATGCGGCCTCGCTGGGTCTGTCGGCGGTGGACCACCCGCTGTTGACGGCGGCGGTCCCCCTGCCCCGATCCGACGGCCAGGTGTTCACCACACGCCTGTCGCCACGATCGCACCCCTGGCTGGCCGATCACGTCGTCGACGGGGTTGTGCTCCTGCCCGGCAGCGCACTTGTGGAGTTGGTGGTGCGGGCCGGCGACGAGGTGGGATGTCCGGTACTGGACGAACTCACGACGGAGGCGCCGCTGGTGGTGCCCGAGCACGGCGCCGTCCGCGTCCAGGTGGCCCTGAGCGGACCCGGGGAGAACGGCACCCGGACGGTGGACGTGTACGCCCAGCGGGAGGACGCGCACGGGTGGACGCGGCACGCCACCGGTGTCCTCACCGCCGCCCAGCCGCCGGCTTCCGACTTCGACTTCACGGCGTGGCCACCACCGGGCGCCCGGCCGGTCGAGGTGGCGGACTTCTATCCGGATCTGACCGATCGGGGGTACGCCCACGGGCCCGCACTCCAGGCCCTGGGCGCGCTGTGGCAGCGCGGTGAGGAGGTGTTCGCCGAGGTCGTCCTGTCGGACGACACGGATACGGCGGGCAGCTTCGGGGTGCATCCCGCATTGCTGGACGCGGCCCTGCAGCCGATGCTGCGCCGCGCCGGAGACGACCAGGGCGAGCCGTGGCTGCCGCTCGACTGGGAGAGGCTGACGCTGCACCGCTTCGGCGCCGCGGCGCTGCGGGTGCGGCTGGTGCCCGGTGCGGCCGGCACCGTCTCACTGGAGGCGGCCGACGGGACCGGTGGCCTGGTGGTCACGGCCGACTCGGTCGTCTTCCGGCCGGTGTCCGTCGAGAAGCTCGCGACGACGACGGGTATCCACGACTCGCTGTTCCAGGTGGAGTGGACCCGGTTGACGGCGGCGGAGCCGGTCGATGCTCGGCCCGACGTCGAGATCCTGGAGGCAGCCGGCGGGCAGGACGTCCTGGCTGCTGTCTCGCGCGCGCTGGCCGCGCTGCAGGCCGGGCTGACCAGGTCGGAGGAGTCGCGACTGGTGGTCGTGACCCGGGCCGCGGTGGCCGTCGGAGATCAGGCGGCTGCTGACCCGGCCGGGGCGGCCGTGTGGGGCCTGACGCGCTCCGCCCAGGCCGAGAACCCGGGCCGGATCACCCTGCTGGATCTCGAGCCCGACAGTCCCGTCGAGCAGGTGCTGGGATCGGTGCTGACCAGCGCGGAACCGCAGGTGGCGGCCCGCGGAGGCGCACTGTTCGCCCCGCGTCTGGCCCACGCCGACGCGCAGCAGACGCGGAAGGCCCGCGCCGGGTTCGGTCCGCACGGGGCGGTGCTGGTCTCCGGCGCGGGCGTGCTCGGCGCCGTGGTGGCCCGGCACCTCGTGATCCGGCACGGTGTGCGGCGTCTCGTGCTGGCCAGCCGGCGGGGTCCGGACGCCGACGGCAGCGCGGACCTGGTCGCGGAGCTGACGCAGCTCGGCGCCGAGGTGTCGGTCGTCGCCTGTGACCTGTCCGACCGGGACCAGGTGTCAGCCCTGCTGGCGGTGCACCGTCCAACCGGTGTCGTACACACGGCGGGTGTGCTCGACGACGGTGTGACCGCGGCGCTGACTCCGGAGCGGTTGGCTCGGGTGTTCGCGCCCAAGGTCGACGCCGTGCGGCATCTCGACGAGTTGACCCGTGACCTGGACCTCGACGCGTTCGTGGTGTTCTCGTCCGGGTCGGGTGTGTTCGGCTCCCCCGGGCAGGGCAACTACGCGGCGGCGAACGCCTTCCTCGACGCGGTGATGGCGAACCGCCGGGCGGACGGCCTACCGGGGTTGTCGTTGGCGTGGGGGCTGTGGGAGCAGACCACGGGCCTGACCGCGCACCTCGGCGGAGCTGATCAGGCACGCATGAGCCGCGGCGGTGTGCGGGCCATGACAGTGGTGGAGGGCATGGACCTGTTCGACGCCGCGCTGGCGTCTGAGCAGGCCCTGCTGGTACCGGTCAAGCTTGACCTCCGGGAGGTGCGTGCCGGCGGCACGGTGCCACACCTGCTGCGCGGTCTGGTGCGGCCAGGACGGCAGCAGTCGCGGGCCGCGGTCGACGGGGGCGGTGGGCTGGCGAGGCGGCTCGCCGAACTGGCTCCGGCGGAGCAGGAGTCGCTGCTGCTGGACCTGGTACGCGGCCAGGTCGCGGTCGTGCTCGGGTACTCCGGCGCGACGGCCGTCCGGGCGGACGGGGCGTTCAAGGACGCCGGTTTCGACTCGTTGACGTCGCTGGAGCTGCGCAACCGGTTGCGTGCGGCGACCGGTCTGAAGCTGCCGGCCACGATGGCTTTCGACTACCCGACCCCGTACCTCCTGGCGCGTCACCTGCGTGACGAGTTCGATACCGATGGTGACGTGGTTACCCAGGTCACCACCCGGATCGAGGAGCTCGAGGCGCTGGTCGGCGACCTCGCCCTCGACAAATCCACGAAAACGGCCCTCACACTTCGACTGCAAGGGCTGGTGGCCAGGTGCAACGGAATCGGCGAGCAGGCGGACACGGCCTCGGTGGCGGAGCAGCTCGAATCGGCGTCCGCCGATGACGTCCTTGACTTCATCGACGCGGAACTCGGCCTCACCTGA